The Fusarium keratoplasticum isolate Fu6.1 chromosome 8, whole genome shotgun sequence genome includes a region encoding these proteins:
- a CDS encoding Fungal-trans domain-containing protein, whose translation MKLLAQDPLWDMNRGDAINNIEQWFSETGSLYAVVSKEQMLEVAHNVFDVMQSVNVHDTRSRGALAECLSHDKTNKLKLILAIGRTLESGGRNGLAQRLLQSATEAIEGLLWSTNSINNIQLLVLMALYYYHLDEEVRTGRIIGFAARLCLEMGLHRRATVNSFANSEEQAAALQTFWCVYMLERRTSLGQGIPFYIQDCHIDPTLFAMGGHDAVTTALLDWTKLAGRTWHALNSQGEKENAINFDELDYLDYQIGQWYQHLADDMKLESIQPGQEIRHVQAVIFLRKSHLYNLIYRPVLQSPTRIVQHQRHAHKAAAIAKESLQMLSGLNENTGIIKRNPLFFKHLLLTAFGNLLLAVVNASSMFCDNVKVEFDIALDMIRMLSNRSPLLMALWKRLQGLRRLRAQLSSYSATTASSSYGQGSEAQSLDCSPDADAMMFDELFPALQADAMDMPVDNLGDTMVRDQLNGFFDLPPVSAGGTGSSWVFATWDGST comes from the exons ATGAAACTCCTGGCCCAAGACCCTTTGTGGGATATGAATCGAGgagatgccatcaacaacattgaACAGTGGTTTTCGGAAACTGGCTCTCTCTACGCCGTTGTTAGCAAGGAGCAGATGTTAGAAGTTGCGCACAATGTTTTTGACGTTATGCAGAGTGTCAACGTCCACGATACGAGGAGTCGAGGAGCTCTAGCGGAGTGCTTGTCCCATGATAAGACTAACAAACTGAAGCTCATTTTGGCCATTGGTCGAACGTTAGAGAGCGGTGGACGTAATGGTCTAGCTCAGAGGCTCCTCCAAAGCGCCACTGAAGCTATTGAAGGGCTCTTATGGAGCACGAattccatcaacaacatACAGTTGCTAGTCCTGATG GCCCTTTATTACTATCATCTCGACGAAGAAGTACGAACAGGCCGCATCATTGGTTTTGCAGCCAGACTCTGCCTCGAAATGGGCTTGCACCGTCGAGCGACCGTCAACTCCTTTGCCAACTCGGAAGAGCAAGCCGCGGCGCTACAGACGTTTTGGTGTGTGTACATGCTGGAGAGAAGGACGAGTCTGGGGCAGGGGATCCCGTTCTACATACAGGACTGTCATATCGACCCAACACTATTTGCCATG GGTGGTCATGATGCAGTGACGACGGCGCTTCTCGACTGGACCAAGCTGGCAGGCAGGACGTGGCACGCTCTCAACAGCCAAGGCGAGAAGGAGAATGCCATCAATTTTGATGAACTCGACTATCTCGACTATCAAATAGGGCAGTGGTACCAGCACCTAGCCGATGACATGAAGCTCGAATCTATACAGCCAGGGCAGGAGATTCGGCATGTCCAGGCGGTGATTTTCCTCCGCAAGAGCCATCTATACAACCTGATCTATCGCCCAGTCCTCCAATCCCCAACGCGGATAGTCCAGCACCAGAGGCATGCCCATAAAGCTGCTGCTATTGCCAAGGAGTCGCTGCAGATGCTCTCAGGCCTCAACGAAAACACCGGCATCATCAAGCGCaatcctctcttcttcaagcacCTCTTGCTAACTGCCTTTGGAAACCTATTGCTAGCGGTCGTCAATGCCAGCTCCATGTTTTGCGACAACGTCAAGGTCGAGTTCGACATTGCACTCGACATGATAAGAATGCTGAGCAACCGGTCACCACTACTCATGGCTCTCTGGAAGCGTCTCCAGGGCCTGCGGAGGCTTCGGGCGCAGCTTTCCAGCTACTCTGCCACGACGGCATCAAGCAGCTATGGGCAAGGCTCAGAAGCACAAAGCTTGGACTGCTCGcctgatgccgatgccaTGATGTTTGATGAGTTGTTCCCAGCGCTGCAAGCGGATGCGATGGACATGCCGGTCGACAACTTGGGGGACACAATGGTCCGCGACCAGCTTAATGGCTTCTTTGACCTTCCACCTGTCTCGGCTGGTGGGACAGGGAGCAGTTGGGTCTTTGCAACCTGGGACGGATCGACATAG